The following proteins are encoded in a genomic region of Streptomyces lunaelactis:
- a CDS encoding alpha/beta fold hydrolase — MVTTEASRPTLLLVHGAWHGPWCWEKLESALVVDGWTTRTVELPSAVRPEAPTAEPLPGIHEDARAVLETLEDIEGPVVVVGHSYGGIPVTQAIADASNVSHAIYLAAYQLDVDESLFGFHGAPEPEEPKGVIPPLENSDKELYADVSEEETVRAVRQLVPQSARSFSERVTKAGWRTTPSTYIICEQDEALPPQAQERLAARANGIHRLKSSHSPFLSMPAELAALLANISLGEAG, encoded by the coding sequence TTGGTTACCACCGAAGCATCCCGTCCCACTCTGCTCCTGGTGCACGGAGCATGGCACGGCCCCTGGTGCTGGGAGAAGCTGGAGTCCGCGCTCGTCGTCGACGGCTGGACGACTCGAACGGTTGAACTGCCCAGTGCCGTGAGGCCGGAAGCCCCGACCGCCGAACCGCTCCCCGGCATTCATGAAGACGCGCGAGCCGTCCTGGAGACCCTTGAAGATATCGAGGGCCCCGTGGTGGTCGTCGGTCACTCCTACGGTGGCATTCCAGTGACCCAAGCCATCGCCGACGCCTCCAACGTCTCGCATGCCATCTATCTGGCGGCATATCAACTGGACGTCGATGAAAGCCTGTTCGGCTTCCACGGTGCTCCTGAACCGGAGGAGCCGAAGGGCGTCATCCCGCCTTTGGAAAACAGTGATAAGGAGCTCTACGCCGATGTATCCGAGGAGGAGACCGTGCGAGCGGTCCGGCAGCTCGTGCCGCAAAGTGCGAGATCGTTCAGCGAGCGGGTGACAAAGGCGGGGTGGCGAACCACGCCCTCCACGTACATCATCTGTGAGCAGGATGAGGCTCTGCCGCCCCAGGCACAGGAGAGACTCGCTGCCCGAGCAAATGGCATTCACCGGCTGAAAAGCAGTCACTCGCCGTTCCTGTCGATGCCCGCAGAACTTGCTGCCCTTCTCGCGAATATCTCCCTTGGAGAAGCTGGGTAA
- a CDS encoding AraC family transcriptional regulator has product MKSPAEPLSDVLASLNVRTGSLSGLEAWGRWALRFGVHEHIKIGAVLDGSCWLGVDGADPVRFETGDCFLLAARESFAVSGDLDTPYRSAEELYKRSDSRIVRLRETRSTADQERTLIVGGSVDFLDATVALLLGGLPPMVAIRAGTAQAKAIQPLLGMFLDEVSAVRLGTSVMSERLTEILFIQALRAVVAGAHATDGTALPGWLGALGDPRIGRALLLMHQQAGRPWTVATLGAQAGMSRASFAARFKELVGLPPLVYLQRWRILAAGRELRRGERTVASLASEWGYSSESAFSTAFKRITGLSPAQFRSAPPAAVIARLDGWPTVPFRLPAASDERAGSPDA; this is encoded by the coding sequence ATGAAATCACCGGCTGAGCCGCTGTCGGATGTCCTCGCCTCGTTGAACGTCCGGACGGGATCGCTGTCCGGCCTGGAGGCGTGGGGCAGGTGGGCACTTCGCTTCGGCGTCCACGAGCACATCAAGATCGGGGCCGTACTTGACGGCTCCTGCTGGCTGGGTGTCGACGGAGCCGATCCGGTGCGCTTCGAGACCGGCGACTGCTTCCTGCTGGCAGCGCGTGAGTCGTTCGCGGTCTCCGGGGACCTGGACACGCCGTACCGCAGCGCGGAGGAGCTCTACAAGCGATCCGACAGCCGCATCGTGCGGCTCCGGGAGACGCGCAGCACTGCCGACCAGGAGCGGACACTCATCGTCGGCGGCAGCGTCGACTTCCTCGACGCCACCGTCGCCCTGCTGCTCGGCGGACTGCCACCCATGGTCGCCATCCGCGCCGGAACTGCCCAGGCGAAGGCGATCCAGCCGCTGCTCGGGATGTTCCTCGACGAGGTGAGCGCCGTGCGCCTGGGCACCTCCGTGATGTCGGAGCGGCTCACCGAGATCCTGTTCATACAGGCGCTGCGGGCCGTCGTGGCGGGAGCGCATGCAACGGACGGGACGGCCCTGCCGGGCTGGCTCGGTGCCCTGGGCGATCCGCGTATCGGCCGTGCGCTGCTGCTGATGCACCAACAGGCCGGTCGTCCATGGACCGTCGCGACGCTCGGTGCTCAGGCGGGCATGTCCCGGGCGAGCTTCGCCGCCCGCTTCAAGGAACTCGTCGGGCTCCCGCCGCTCGTCTACCTCCAGCGCTGGCGGATTCTTGCCGCCGGCCGGGAGTTGCGCCGCGGCGAGCGGACTGTGGCCTCCCTGGCCTCCGAGTGGGGGTACTCGTCGGAGAGTGCGTTCAGCACCGCGTTCAAACGGATCACTGGCCTCTCGCCGGCGCAGTTCCGCAGCGCTCCGCCCGCAGCAGTGATCGCGAGGCTGGACGGTTGGCCGACAGTGCCCTTCCGTCTCCCGGCCGCCTCAGACGAACGCGCAGGTTCTCCGGACGCTTGA
- a CDS encoding CBS domain-containing protein, which yields MKHMKIGALMVDDVVKVTYDTPFKEVARLLGEHRISGLPVVDEDEKVIGVISETDLMARQAEEPALDEQGRPHWLSWLHISKGHDADKAHARTAGTLMSAPAITVRAESTIAEAARTMAQRRIERLPVVDEEDRLVGIVTRRDLLQVFLRPDEEIRRAMVDEVIVNTLWLDPETVTVDVSEGVVTLSGQLERRSDVAIALRMASQVDGVVAVVDKLTYRMDDSHLRPDEPAVHGVGEEWLRRH from the coding sequence ATGAAGCACATGAAGATCGGTGCGCTGATGGTCGATGACGTCGTCAAGGTAACGTACGACACTCCGTTCAAGGAAGTGGCCCGGCTGCTCGGCGAGCACCGCATCAGCGGACTGCCGGTGGTCGACGAGGACGAAAAGGTCATCGGAGTGATCTCGGAGACCGACCTGATGGCCCGGCAGGCCGAGGAACCGGCGCTGGACGAGCAGGGACGGCCGCACTGGCTCAGCTGGCTGCACATCTCCAAGGGGCATGATGCGGACAAGGCCCATGCGCGTACTGCGGGAACCCTGATGTCCGCGCCTGCCATCACCGTGCGGGCCGAGTCGACCATCGCGGAGGCCGCCAGGACCATGGCGCAGCGCCGGATCGAGCGACTGCCCGTGGTCGACGAGGAGGACCGGCTGGTCGGCATCGTCACCCGCCGGGATCTGCTCCAGGTCTTCCTGCGGCCGGACGAGGAGATCCGCCGCGCAATGGTGGACGAAGTGATCGTCAACACCCTCTGGCTCGACCCGGAGACCGTAACGGTCGACGTAAGCGAAGGCGTCGTCACGCTCAGCGGCCAGTTGGAGCGGCGCAGCGACGTAGCGATTGCGCTGCGGATGGCCAGCCAGGTGGACGGAGTCGTGGCCGTCGTCGACAAGTTGACGTACCGCATGGACGACTCGCATCTGCGGCCCGACGAGCCGGCCGTCCATGGCGTCGGCGAGGAGTGGCTGCGCAGGCACTGA
- a CDS encoding universal stress protein translates to MHRHVVAGIDGSPESLAATHWAAREALRRGLSLRLVHAWQWQPRPPIYVPAGTTQRYWAHRTLSQASDSVRASHPALRIDDESVAESPVTALLTAAEQAEMLVLGSRGLSGVPGFLVGSVSQAVVARAPRPVVLVRAGEEAADEQFPAPEGASPDRDSVKTPYRNIVLGLDTSSPCDELIEFAFDTAQHRGAALRVIHTFSAPPPFAAIDQLVPTPGPELLAEHEHAVSAALHPWREKFPQVTVTGTVTEGRAASELTRASTGAGLVVVGRHIRAGHLGIHIGPVAHAVLHHVGCPVAVVPHV, encoded by the coding sequence ATGCATCGACATGTCGTCGCCGGAATCGACGGGTCCCCCGAGAGCCTCGCCGCAACGCACTGGGCGGCCCGGGAGGCTCTGCGCCGCGGCCTGTCGCTGCGGCTGGTGCACGCCTGGCAGTGGCAGCCGCGTCCGCCCATTTACGTGCCCGCCGGCACGACCCAGCGGTACTGGGCGCACCGGACCCTGAGCCAGGCGAGCGACAGCGTGCGTGCCTCACACCCCGCGCTGCGCATCGATGACGAGTCGGTGGCCGAATCGCCGGTCACCGCCCTGCTCACGGCGGCCGAGCAGGCCGAGATGCTCGTGCTCGGGTCCCGAGGACTCAGCGGCGTCCCGGGGTTCCTGGTCGGCTCGGTGTCCCAGGCGGTCGTCGCGCGGGCGCCGCGCCCCGTGGTCCTCGTACGCGCCGGTGAGGAAGCGGCCGACGAACAGTTCCCGGCCCCGGAGGGAGCCTCCCCGGACCGGGACTCGGTCAAGACCCCGTACCGCAACATTGTCCTCGGCCTCGACACCAGCAGCCCCTGCGACGAACTCATCGAATTCGCCTTCGACACCGCACAGCACCGTGGTGCCGCACTGCGCGTGATCCACACCTTCAGCGCCCCGCCCCCGTTTGCCGCCATCGACCAACTCGTCCCGACGCCCGGCCCGGAACTGCTCGCCGAGCACGAACACGCCGTGAGTGCGGCGCTGCACCCGTGGCGGGAGAAGTTCCCCCAGGTAACTGTCACCGGGACCGTCACCGAAGGCCGGGCGGCCTCCGAGCTCACGCGCGCCTCGACAGGGGCGGGCCTGGTCGTCGTCGGGCGCCACATCCGCGCCGGGCACCTTGGCATCCACATCGGCCCCGTCGCCCATGCGGTGCTGCACCACGTCGGCTGCCCCGTGGCCGTCGTCCCGCACGTCTGA
- a CDS encoding hydrogenase maturation protease has protein sequence MSGSTHSVRIAIIGVGNEFRHDDGVAWAVIARLRERAAGRPLPPGTVLSVCDGDPGRLIGLWENADLAVVLDAAHAHPGHPGRVHRLELDAAELGRPHTTSSHGLGLGEAVELSRALGRLPGHLVVYAVEGADTMLGTGLSEPVAAKVEALVERVEDEIVRHRDAAARGPRDTHSGGPP, from the coding sequence ATGTCCGGCTCCACGCATTCCGTCCGTATCGCCATCATCGGGGTCGGCAACGAGTTCCGCCACGACGACGGGGTGGCCTGGGCTGTGATCGCCCGGCTGCGGGAGCGGGCTGCCGGTCGTCCCCTGCCCCCGGGAACAGTCCTGTCGGTGTGCGACGGAGATCCGGGGCGACTGATCGGGCTGTGGGAGAACGCGGACCTGGCCGTGGTGCTGGACGCCGCACACGCGCATCCCGGCCACCCGGGGCGGGTGCACCGGCTGGAGCTGGACGCGGCCGAGCTGGGGCGGCCGCACACGACGAGTTCGCACGGGCTGGGCCTCGGTGAGGCCGTCGAGCTGTCGCGGGCGCTGGGGCGACTGCCGGGCCATCTCGTGGTGTACGCCGTCGAAGGGGCGGACACCATGCTCGGCACGGGCCTGTCCGAGCCGGTTGCCGCGAAGGTCGAAGCACTCGTCGAACGGGTGGAGGACGAGATCGTCCGCCACCGGGACGCGGCCGCCCGCGGCCCCCGCGATACACACAGCGGAGGCCCACCATGA
- a CDS encoding sigma-70 family RNA polymerase sigma factor yields the protein MRVINAAEEAALLRFARTLTLGDVHSAEDLVQEALLRAWRHADRLISTQGLARPWLFTVVRRLAIDGLRARRARPVEMCPSDLDVDVVPDVGESTLTAHVLRKAMVDLSPHHREVLVHRYYLDRSVEDTAAELKLPTGTVKSRTSHALRALRRVLMSQGIQARR from the coding sequence ATGCGAGTCATCAATGCGGCGGAGGAAGCCGCCCTGCTGCGCTTCGCCAGGACACTCACCCTGGGTGACGTCCACAGCGCCGAGGATCTCGTCCAGGAGGCGCTGCTACGGGCCTGGCGGCACGCGGACCGGCTCATCTCCACCCAAGGACTGGCGCGGCCCTGGCTCTTCACCGTCGTGCGGCGGCTGGCCATCGACGGTCTCCGCGCCCGTCGCGCACGTCCGGTGGAGATGTGCCCGTCGGACCTGGACGTGGACGTGGTGCCCGACGTCGGCGAGAGCACGCTCACGGCGCATGTGCTGAGGAAGGCGATGGTGGACCTGTCCCCGCACCACCGCGAGGTACTGGTTCACCGGTACTACCTGGATCGCAGTGTCGAGGACACCGCGGCCGAATTGAAACTCCCGACCGGCACGGTGAAGTCCCGCACCAGCCACGCGTTGCGAGCACTGCGTCGAGTCCTGATGTCCCAGGGAATCCAGGCACGTCGGTGA
- a CDS encoding aldo/keto reductase, with amino-acid sequence MQYEQLGATGVFVSRIALGTMTFGGAGKPPWSLVGGLDEKAADELVGLALDAGVNLVDTADMYAAGECEEIVGRVLGSRRQDVLLATKLFARMGTGPNDLGLSRLWVTRALEDSLRRLRTDHIDLYQIHSFDPLTPVEETLAALDDAVRQGKIRYIGASNLAAWQMMKFLGASQSRGLERFVSQQVYYSLAGRDIEREILPMAADQKLATLVWSPLAGGFLSGNFDRNGTSDDTARRALADFPPVDRERGWDIVDALRVVAGWHGVSVARVALAWALAQPGITSVIVGAKRPDQLTENLAAVDLVLTDEDLAELDAVSAQPDPYPNWAQGRPDDRLPLHS; translated from the coding sequence ATGCAGTACGAGCAGCTTGGCGCCACGGGGGTTTTCGTGTCCCGGATCGCTTTGGGCACGATGACGTTCGGCGGGGCGGGCAAGCCGCCGTGGAGCCTCGTAGGTGGTTTGGACGAGAAGGCCGCGGACGAGCTTGTGGGCCTGGCTCTCGACGCGGGTGTCAACCTCGTCGACACCGCCGACATGTACGCGGCGGGCGAGTGCGAGGAGATCGTCGGCCGGGTGCTGGGCTCGAGACGGCAGGACGTGCTGCTCGCCACCAAGCTCTTCGCCCGCATGGGCACCGGCCCCAACGACCTCGGCCTGTCCCGGCTGTGGGTCACCCGGGCGCTGGAGGACAGCCTGCGCCGGCTGCGTACCGACCATATCGACCTGTACCAGATCCACAGTTTCGATCCCCTGACCCCGGTGGAGGAGACACTGGCCGCACTGGACGACGCCGTCCGGCAGGGCAAGATCCGCTACATCGGCGCGTCCAACCTGGCCGCGTGGCAGATGATGAAGTTCCTCGGCGCCTCGCAGTCGCGCGGGCTGGAGCGCTTCGTGTCCCAGCAGGTGTACTACTCGCTGGCCGGACGGGACATCGAGCGGGAGATCCTGCCGATGGCTGCGGACCAGAAGCTCGCCACGCTGGTGTGGAGCCCGCTCGCCGGCGGGTTCCTGTCCGGCAACTTCGACCGCAACGGCACCAGCGACGACACCGCGCGCCGCGCCCTCGCCGACTTCCCGCCCGTGGACCGGGAACGCGGCTGGGACATCGTGGACGCGCTGCGCGTCGTCGCCGGGTGGCATGGCGTGAGCGTGGCCCGCGTCGCCCTCGCCTGGGCACTGGCCCAGCCGGGGATCACAAGCGTCATCGTCGGCGCGAAGCGCCCCGACCAGCTCACCGAGAACCTGGCCGCCGTCGACCTCGTACTCACCGACGAGGACCTGGCAGAACTGGACGCTGTCAGCGCACAGCCCGACCCCTACCCCAACTGGGCCCAGGGCAGGCCCGACGACCGCCTGCCGCTGCACTCCTGA
- a CDS encoding FAD-dependent oxidoreductase codes for MSSHLDVLVVGAGIAGLATATALHREGMSVDVIERSPERRAMGAGLFLPGNSVRALTALGLGDHLTALGAPVPGQRLMDHRGRVLADIAMAELWRGTAGCVGITRGDLHAALQDIVPVPVRHGVTLVSLKQSDDGVHVEFSDGGSGQYDVVVGADGIRSDLRESVDPATGARYLGQVCWRFLTDAPDIDRWTVWLGPGTAFLAYPVGGGRVCCYADVAAASPKDPTTRAGLPGLFSGYDQRVRDLLATPAAGEAYFSPVEEVSGEAWAHGRVVLVGDAAHAGSPNMAQGVAMAVEDAQVLAEVLATGGDTEHLLQQYVERRLPRTRWVQRQTHQRDRTRSMPPTVRNIALRYGAKGLYERGYAPLRDLP; via the coding sequence ATGTCCAGTCACCTTGACGTCCTTGTGGTCGGAGCCGGTATCGCCGGCCTGGCGACCGCCACCGCTCTGCACCGCGAGGGAATGTCCGTCGATGTCATCGAGCGTTCTCCCGAGCGCCGAGCCATGGGGGCTGGGCTCTTCCTGCCCGGGAACAGCGTCCGCGCGCTGACCGCACTGGGGCTGGGGGACCACCTCACCGCGCTGGGAGCGCCCGTGCCCGGGCAGCGGCTGATGGACCACCGGGGCAGGGTGCTGGCCGACATCGCCATGGCCGAACTGTGGAGAGGCACCGCCGGTTGCGTCGGCATCACCCGAGGCGACCTCCATGCGGCCCTGCAGGACATCGTGCCGGTGCCCGTCCGCCACGGGGTCACCCTGGTCTCGCTCAAGCAGTCCGACGACGGTGTGCACGTCGAGTTCAGCGACGGCGGGAGCGGCCAGTACGACGTAGTCGTGGGAGCGGACGGCATACGGTCGGACCTGCGGGAGTCGGTCGATCCGGCGACCGGTGCCCGCTACCTCGGGCAGGTCTGCTGGCGCTTCCTGACCGACGCTCCCGACATCGACCGGTGGACCGTGTGGCTGGGCCCGGGAACGGCCTTCCTGGCCTACCCCGTCGGCGGGGGCCGGGTGTGCTGCTACGCCGACGTGGCGGCCGCCTCACCCAAGGACCCGACCACTCGCGCCGGTCTCCCCGGGCTCTTCTCCGGCTACGACCAGCGCGTACGGGACCTGCTGGCCACACCCGCCGCCGGTGAGGCGTACTTCTCACCGGTGGAGGAGGTCAGCGGCGAGGCATGGGCGCACGGACGCGTCGTGCTCGTCGGGGACGCCGCCCACGCCGGCTCGCCCAACATGGCCCAGGGCGTTGCCATGGCCGTCGAGGACGCCCAGGTCCTCGCCGAGGTGCTGGCCACCGGGGGAGACACCGAACACCTCCTGCAGCAGTACGTCGAGCGCAGGCTCCCCCGCACCCGGTGGGTCCAGCGGCAGACCCACCAGCGCGACCGGACCAGGTCCATGCCGCCCACCGTCCGCAACATCGCGCTCCGCTACGGCGCCAAGGGCCTGTACGAGCGCGGCTACGCCCCGCTGCGCGACCTGCCCTGA
- a CDS encoding cysteine hydrolase family protein, whose translation MGPESNDLVLQLRKRGVSQVLLAGMAANLCVEGHLRELVEQGFEVVVVRDATVGPRLPEGDGYLSALINFRFLASATWSTDEALAALRESK comes from the coding sequence GTGGGGCCCGAATCGAACGACCTCGTCCTTCAGTTGCGCAAGCGCGGCGTCTCACAGGTTCTTCTCGCCGGCATGGCCGCCAATCTCTGCGTCGAGGGCCATCTGCGTGAACTCGTCGAGCAGGGCTTCGAAGTGGTCGTCGTCCGGGACGCCACCGTCGGCCCGCGGCTTCCGGAGGGAGACGGCTATCTGTCCGCCCTCATCAACTTCCGCTTCCTGGCCAGCGCCACGTGGTCGACGGACGAGGCCCTCGCTGCACTGCGGGAAAGCAAATGA
- a CDS encoding bifunctional acetate--CoA ligase family protein/GNAT family N-acetyltransferase, whose product MTQIHSPASNARQVHALLTDGTTVRIRQAGPADHDAVLALYEGMSAENLRRRFFTVSHLSAEQAAGRLTRRDQSGYRALVAESGGRLVGLAEYDAIPESATAEIALTVADDWHHRGLGTLLLEHLVDAARQAGITAFAADALSENHEMLKVFADLGLRTTRHFDGPEVRWTVQLTVDEDYLSAVDNRGSTADVASLKPLLRPRTVAVVGAGRKAGSVGRAVLRNVRTGGFAGRLDAVNPQAEAIEWVSCHHSVAELSFPPDLAVLAVPAAAVPQAAEDCGKLGARALLVVSSCLDAHQAAALLATCRAYGMRLVGPNCLGLANTDPDLRLNATFAADRPLAGTAGVAVQSGGVGIALLDGLSRLGIGVSTFVSLGDKYDVSGNDMLQWWESDGQTDLAVLHLESFGNPRAFSRTARRVARTMPVLTVDAGRSEAGRRAAASHTAAAATRTMTRQALFTQAGIIATRTIGELLDSAALLHSQPLPSGSSVAIVTNAGGAGVLAADACAEAGLRIPELGSELVAELLAGLPAGASATNPVDATAAVTETQLQECVDRLAAHGAVDAVLVVLVPTAVAAATGDDLVRALSPGPDRRRSRTVAAVLPAQAARVELLPTADGGFVPSYSDAADAARALAHAVTYARWRARPEGTIPELADVDTAAAKATADAFLAEHPDGDWLDPRATAELLGHYGIPQIPWEWAEDEEAAVTAAARLAGPDGRVVMKAHWPGLVHKSEQRAVHLDLQNASQVRAAHRDLVTRFGDLMTGVVVQPLAERGIELFAGVVQDEVFGPLVLFGLGGTATELLADHAARLAPLTDHDVHDLITSPRCAPLLFGYRGGGAVDLEGLEQLLLRLSRMACDLPQLAEADLNPVIARPGGITALDIRVRLMPRQARDPYLRRLR is encoded by the coding sequence ATGACGCAGATCCACAGCCCCGCGAGCAACGCCCGGCAGGTGCACGCGCTGCTGACGGACGGCACGACAGTGCGGATACGGCAGGCGGGGCCAGCCGATCACGACGCCGTCCTGGCCCTGTACGAGGGCATGTCGGCGGAGAATCTGCGGCGACGCTTCTTCACGGTGAGCCACCTGTCCGCCGAACAGGCGGCCGGCCGGCTCACCCGGCGCGACCAGTCCGGCTACCGCGCTCTGGTCGCGGAGAGCGGCGGGCGGCTCGTCGGACTGGCCGAGTACGACGCCATACCGGAATCGGCCACGGCCGAGATCGCACTCACCGTCGCGGACGACTGGCACCACCGGGGCCTTGGCACCCTGCTGCTGGAGCATCTCGTCGACGCCGCCCGCCAAGCGGGCATCACCGCCTTCGCGGCCGACGCACTGTCCGAGAACCACGAGATGCTGAAAGTGTTCGCCGACCTCGGCCTGCGTACGACCCGACACTTCGACGGTCCCGAGGTGCGCTGGACGGTCCAACTCACCGTGGACGAGGACTACTTGTCGGCAGTCGACAACCGGGGCAGCACCGCCGACGTGGCGAGCCTGAAACCGCTGCTGCGGCCCCGCACTGTCGCCGTGGTCGGCGCGGGCCGCAAGGCGGGCTCGGTCGGCCGGGCCGTGCTGCGCAATGTGCGGACCGGTGGTTTCGCGGGCCGTCTGGACGCGGTCAATCCGCAGGCGGAGGCGATCGAGTGGGTGAGTTGCCACCACTCCGTGGCCGAGCTGTCCTTTCCGCCCGATCTCGCCGTGCTCGCCGTCCCCGCGGCCGCCGTACCGCAGGCCGCCGAGGACTGCGGGAAGCTTGGCGCGAGGGCGCTGCTGGTGGTCTCCTCCTGCCTCGACGCCCACCAGGCGGCCGCGCTGCTCGCCACGTGCCGTGCGTACGGGATGCGGCTGGTCGGCCCCAACTGCCTCGGTCTGGCCAACACCGACCCGGATCTGCGGCTGAACGCCACATTCGCCGCCGACCGCCCCCTGGCGGGCACGGCCGGGGTCGCCGTGCAGTCCGGAGGAGTGGGCATCGCGCTGCTCGACGGGCTGTCCCGGCTCGGCATCGGGGTGTCCACCTTCGTCTCGCTGGGCGACAAATACGACGTCAGCGGCAACGACATGCTGCAGTGGTGGGAGAGCGACGGGCAGACCGACCTCGCTGTGCTGCACCTTGAATCCTTCGGCAATCCGCGCGCGTTCTCGCGAACAGCGCGGCGGGTGGCCCGCACGATGCCTGTCCTGACCGTGGACGCCGGGCGCTCCGAGGCCGGTCGCCGGGCCGCCGCCTCCCACACCGCGGCGGCGGCCACGCGGACCATGACCCGGCAGGCCCTGTTCACCCAGGCCGGAATCATCGCGACCCGCACGATCGGCGAACTCCTCGACAGTGCGGCCCTGTTGCACTCCCAGCCGCTGCCGTCCGGCTCCTCGGTCGCCATCGTCACCAACGCGGGCGGGGCAGGCGTACTGGCCGCCGACGCCTGCGCAGAGGCCGGGCTGAGGATTCCCGAGCTCGGCAGCGAGCTGGTCGCCGAGCTGCTGGCCGGGCTGCCCGCAGGGGCCTCCGCCACCAATCCCGTCGACGCCACCGCCGCCGTCACCGAGACGCAACTGCAGGAGTGCGTCGACCGGCTCGCGGCGCACGGGGCCGTGGACGCCGTACTGGTGGTGCTGGTCCCCACCGCGGTCGCCGCGGCGACCGGCGACGATCTCGTCCGGGCCCTGTCCCCCGGCCCGGACCGCCGTCGCTCCCGAACGGTCGCCGCGGTCCTGCCCGCCCAGGCGGCGCGGGTCGAGCTGCTGCCCACCGCGGACGGCGGATTTGTACCCTCCTACTCCGACGCGGCGGACGCGGCCCGCGCCCTGGCACACGCCGTGACGTACGCACGCTGGCGCGCCCGCCCGGAAGGCACGATCCCCGAGCTCGCGGACGTGGACACCGCGGCGGCGAAAGCAACGGCCGACGCCTTCCTCGCCGAACACCCCGACGGGGACTGGCTCGACCCCCGTGCGACGGCCGAACTCCTCGGCCACTACGGCATCCCGCAGATTCCCTGGGAGTGGGCCGAGGACGAAGAGGCCGCCGTCACCGCAGCAGCCAGGCTGGCGGGACCTGACGGGCGGGTCGTGATGAAAGCCCACTGGCCGGGCCTGGTCCACAAGAGCGAACAGCGCGCCGTCCACCTCGATCTTCAGAATGCCTCGCAGGTGCGGGCTGCACACCGCGATCTGGTCACCCGTTTCGGAGACCTGATGACCGGAGTGGTCGTCCAGCCGCTCGCCGAACGCGGCATCGAGCTCTTCGCCGGCGTCGTTCAGGACGAAGTCTTCGGCCCGCTGGTCCTGTTCGGCCTGGGCGGCACGGCGACCGAGCTCCTGGCCGATCACGCCGCCCGGCTCGCCCCGCTGACCGACCACGACGTGCACGACCTCATCACCTCGCCGCGGTGCGCGCCGCTGCTCTTCGGCTACCGCGGCGGCGGCGCCGTCGACCTCGAAGGACTGGAGCAGCTGCTGCTGCGGCTGTCCCGGATGGCCTGTGACCTTCCGCAGCTCGCCGAGGCCGATCTCAATCCCGTGATCGCCCGCCCGGGCGGCATCACGGCCCTGGACATCCGCGTCCGGCTGATGCCGCGGCAGGCCCGCGACCCGTATCTGCGCCGGCTGCGCTGA
- a CDS encoding ferritin-like domain-containing protein, which produces MAQDLEYESNAIVDLMGVLPADRDAEWLKNSLQQAIMVELATIGPYASGLWSIKQPGLTVYNDIREIIFDEMTHMGLVCNMLTTIGGTPIIADPKVVPKYEGTLPGGVRPELIVFLEGLNKDSVEMFSEIERPDNPVAQFETFTTIGAFYTAIEEAFEAHQHLIRGTRQIDYSLAHHGEGNNIVPLDTIEKVRDAIEVIKEQGEGTSASPENPFPGKPGELAHFYVFRELFHGKKLIKIAESPDVWDFKGDDVPMPPAYPMGRVPRGGWANDELNTPTPEVQQTLDEFNAEFSAMLRALERAWQTDDSTVGKNEVNTAVRHMFNMGPKARALVVQELPDGSGKTYGPEFLYVDE; this is translated from the coding sequence ATGGCCCAGGACCTCGAGTACGAGAGCAACGCCATTGTCGATCTGATGGGGGTCCTCCCCGCGGACCGCGATGCGGAATGGCTGAAGAACTCCCTGCAGCAGGCGATCATGGTCGAGCTCGCGACCATCGGCCCTTACGCGAGTGGCCTCTGGTCGATCAAGCAGCCTGGCCTGACGGTCTACAACGATATCCGGGAGATCATCTTCGACGAGATGACCCACATGGGGTTGGTGTGCAACATGCTGACCACCATCGGAGGGACTCCGATCATCGCCGACCCGAAGGTGGTGCCGAAGTACGAGGGCACTCTGCCGGGTGGCGTGCGGCCCGAGTTGATCGTCTTTCTTGAGGGCCTGAACAAGGATTCGGTCGAGATGTTCTCCGAGATCGAACGCCCGGACAACCCCGTGGCCCAGTTCGAGACCTTCACCACGATCGGGGCCTTCTACACCGCGATCGAGGAGGCGTTCGAGGCGCACCAGCACCTGATCCGGGGAACCCGACAGATCGACTACTCCCTGGCGCACCACGGCGAGGGCAACAACATCGTCCCGCTCGACACCATCGAGAAGGTTCGCGATGCCATCGAGGTCATCAAGGAGCAGGGCGAGGGCACATCCGCCTCACCCGAGAACCCCTTCCCCGGAAAGCCCGGGGAGCTGGCGCACTTCTATGTATTCCGGGAGCTGTTCCACGGCAAGAAGCTGATCAAGATTGCGGAGTCTCCGGACGTCTGGGACTTCAAGGGCGACGACGTCCCAATGCCCCCGGCCTACCCCATGGGGAGGGTCCCCCGGGGCGGTTGGGCCAACGACGAGCTGAACACGCCCACTCCCGAGGTCCAGCAGACTCTTGACGAGTTCAACGCAGAATTCAGCGCGATGCTGCGAGCGCTGGAGAGGGCGTGGCAGACAGACGATTCGACTGTGGGCAAGAACGAGGTGAATACGGCGGTCCGCCACATGTTCAACATGGGCCCGAAGGCAAGAGCCCTGGTGGTGCAGGAGCTGCCCGACGGCAGCGGGAAGACCTACGGCCCGGAATTCCTGTACGTCGACGAGTGA